ATTGAATATCCTTATTTcttcataatttacatattttttatttatgtaaacaaaatgagtTCATCGCTCCCTCACAGCAATGTAATTCTGTATGCAGATAGCATGACTCTGTtgtttatcaaaacccaataaagACAGGAAATAAACtcttctttctgttttttctttTACACAAGTATTTTTAGaggtaaattaaaaatctaaccgttcaaattcaagtttgttaatttttgtctTAGAAAACAGGGAGATAAAACCAACCTACTATCATGATGGGTAACAAAGTCTTAGATGAATCAGATTCCATCAAACTATTAGGCATGCAGATTTACCGACAATGAACTCATACAGAGTATCTGTTCAAAAGTTTCTACAGGTAATTGTGCCTTACACTCAGTTTCCAGACATTATTCCTCAGAAATCTCAAGAATGGCATATTTTGGCCTAATACATCCTCACCTGGGGTATTTTGGGAGCAATCCGCACATACATCCAAATAGAGTTTTTAGGCAAAAAAAGTTGTTAAGATGATTTAAGAATTGAAAGACAGAGGGTCTTGTTAGATGTATTTATGATGCTTGGATGCTCACTCTACCACAGTTAGTTTAATACAAGGCAGAAACATACATCTGTATGAGACAAAGAGCAGgaataattatcatatttaacaCCACAGAACTTCAGCTTTTGCCATCCTATATTGAAGTGAAGTTGATGAACAGGCTGCCTCTTGacattaaaaaatcacaaaaaccaTATCACAATGCCCGTCTGAAACATCTGTTTGTATTTCCTTTGGCTCTGTGAAAGAGTTCTTGAATTATCACTGAGTTTGTTGGCATAGAAAACAATAGGGCTGATACAAGATGTGATTATTGACTAATGAGTGAATGACGATTATGTATGTAGAATGCCTATGGATTGGGTGCTCAGGATAGTGCAAAAAACTTTATAGACATTTGTGGTGCAATAATGTTTATTGTCTACTTGCAGTAAAGAGTTATTGTTATATTCTTTGCCCAGATACTCCAGCCTGAGAGACAAGAGTGAGCCTCTTAAGGTGAACATGGAAAAGTGGTTTGAGTGGCTCAACCACATAATGTTGGCCAAGGAGGACATCCAGCAGTTCTTTGGGTGTGTACAACAGAAGACAGATTCAGAGGCTTCTGGGTGCCAGCAGCTGGAGGATGTGTACAACTATGCACATCAACAGACCCTTAAAGTCTGTGAGTAGtctgtatataatatgaagtTAAAGTCTAGTAGGCCTACTCTGTCTAGTAGTGAAATTATATGATTTCAGGATAGTCATAAAGaaaaggggtagggtacgataagcggacccggttttttatatcaaaattggcaaacgatattacttaatcataatcatcgatataatcaatcgatactgattaattattttgaataattaacttaaattatctatatcaacagctgtaaacactttcaaataataaacgtaaggtaacattacaaatttacataagtaacattttattattaaaaatggcagtcaattttagaaaactacacgacattgctttgaaagatgataaaacatgtttttcgtggcttcaacatgttggaccgAAAAAGCCCATTATGCAacatttgtgggaaagaaacaactgtgactgtaagaggagcaaatatggttgtcttcagttttcctaattttggttataataatttgtttgatcactataaatattaaattcatattttaatttaaaacgtgattgttattgaggactatagatggtttttatatagattgatagtataggatttgagatgcgaatattaagtatcgatgattccattcttcgatataaaaaaccgggtccctACCCAAGAAAagttgtttaaactgtttctataCGGTGTGGTGTGTTTGATCTATATTTCTAATAACCATGACgaaaatgttgtaaaactttaatgaaacatcttaaaatattatgtggGATGTGGGTGGGTGGATGGATGAATAGATGGATGGATAGATATATAGATGGAGgataacaataaagtattgtgactttataattcatataataattaattcacatCAGTAACATAACTGCCCGTATTCGTATTATAGTAAAATAGCTATCATAAAAATCTcaagtaatatgtttttaataaattatctaaaactaTGTACCGTTCactattactgatttttaaaggaaaacactATTATTATGTTACTGTAAGACCTGGGTGAGTTCATTTTAAATCCAGTCTTTAACAAAGTATCTGTTTAGATATCAACCAGTTGATTACTCTCTTCAACGTTTAGATGCATTTctatgttaaacattaaatagtGCAAAAACATGTTGAATTTGTCTTCCAGATTCAATTAATTCTCTTCAATAAACTGTTTCTAGGCGGGAAATCTAATGTAGGTAGTGTCATCTAGCCAGTTCTTTTcttgtcattatttattttgtatatacaacttttcaaacaattcagTAAGAAAAGCTAGAGCTAGCTTTGACAGAACATACATATTAATGAATTTGATATGGATCCTAGAAAGTGGGTTGCCAAGAGACGACCAAGTAGAACTGCCATAGAATAAAACACACAGTGGTCAGATCCCATGTCCTTGcacatttgttcaaaaatttttacttttaggagTATTTTTTATGCAGTTGATTGCACCGATAACAATGTTAACATGCAGTTCCTTACTGAGAAGTGCAGTGGCCAATGCTTCTCTGCGCATCACGCAATAATGGGTCCAAATCGCACTGGTCGTTTTTGTCGAACAGAGCTGGAAGGCCCGTTGAACTGCAACTATCACAGGCTACATATTCCAACAAATTTTTGCCAGTCAATGTCATGCTTATTGGCTTTTCTGTGTGAAATCATCTGTACGATCCTGGACATTGATGTTCCAAGACATAGTGGTCAGTGTGTCTGCGAGCCTCTCATCAGAACACTTTGTGCGATGACACAGCAATCTCTTTTGTTTATGcttaactgtttaaatataaatttaatttaaagtaatttatatagttgtaggtaattaaataaattaaatagtttgataTTACACTATAAACCCAGTCTTATGTAAAgtcaataatacatatttatttaaattttttcacacaatatgttATTTTCTCAATCACTCTCACTCTATCACGGCGCCCTTGGCAGGATTCCAAGGCACCCCAAGGTGCCACGGTGTAAAGTATTAGTGAATTCAACCTTAatgataaatcttaaaaatatacacagCTCAAAACTATGTTGCTGTCCTGGGTCCAATCCCTTTTTcttgaaaagttttgtttaattagttgtaaattcaaaataaaaaaaattgataaaaatgctTGTTTCGAGGCTCAGCTGAAGACATTGTTGCAGAGTTTACTTTGGGGTGCACTGTTGCAAGCTGAGAGAGTGGCAGAGGAATGAGTGTTAATTATAGAGATTTACTTGGCAATGCACTCTAAATTTATCTGTATTCTCGAAATAGCTGAAAGTTACATatttcatgtgtgtgtgtgtgtgtgtgtgtgtgtgtgtgtgtgtgtgtgtgtgtgtgtgtgtgtgtgtgtttgtgttgaAGTTAATATAGTAGTTACAAAgaatatttagttacattttaatgtttattgtcaaTATAAgatcatttgttttaatttgtttgtgttgaatttagtatatttttagatGACTTCCATTTCTTAATGGACTTTTGTTGTGATTGTTATTGAACTTTTCTTTACTGTGAGATAGCACTAGCTTTAATACAAGAAAACATTAGATATTTTCATTGTACACCGATTAAATGCTTTTTGTCAGTTGGGGATTTGGACGGTAACAGGAAGAAAATGAAACAAGAGTTTGACGCCATGAACAATGAGTTGAGAAGCCAACTGAGTCTCCGGACACAGCGAGAGAGAGAGTTGGAGGAGCAGTTGAGAGAGATAAAAAAAGAATGTGATGAGAAAACAAAAGTAATTGAAGTTGTCAGTTCACAAGTCGCTGAAGTAAGTTTCACAATCACATTATTTATCAGGGCAAACAAATATAGGGTCTTTAATTCAAAGATATATCTGCAAACTTTATTGCAATATTTGGTTTCTTACTTTTCTTCTAATAAATGTACGggagaatattatattatttttacattattattattaaaatatatttattattatagtccagaatatttattttcaactttcTGTGAAAATGTCTCTTTTGCGACTGTTCGAGTAAAATATTGATTCCCGCTTACTTTATAAGAAATGGAGATTTCACAAGTGACTGTCGTCTCAAAATGTGAAACTATTTAGTTTAGATGGTTAATTTTTACAACCCTGATTGTATGATGAATCTAAAGGTTAACATGTAAATATACTCTtaccaatttcaaatatttaaaaattccatcTTGAAAACCCACAAGACAAAAACCCTTATatacatttgttttgaaattgtggtcttgatttagttacaatcgatcagaaactatttttgtaaacatattcccTTATAACCATTTAGTTCTATTGGAGGCTCCTAAAATTGTGAATTGCCTTTATCATAAAACTTCAAGTAACacaaaaattcatgtaaatatacacatttttcataATGACTTAAgcattctaaaactattttttgttttggcATATGATACATAGCAACTGAGATACAACACTTCCTTTTGCAAATTGTGAACACCTTAAGggttattaaaaattagtattaataaaagtttgtttcatattatatgaaaagttttataaaaagtatacttGAGATACAAATCTTGCACGAATTGGAATGGCCTCCTTCTTGAACACTTTTACTGATTGAGACTAGCTAACAAACATATCCAAGCAATGTGTACGGATACCAGCTTAGTACCAAGATTACTTCGAATAGAGAAGCTAGAAATTATGGTAAAGTTATCATGTTCACAATTATTTCCGTAACATTGATACATATCACTCCTAACTTGTACAGCCGCTATATAGCCTACTTGCAAGTCTTACGaagttttaaaatcattcaagaacaaacattattgtaaatgacctgagaattctaaaacagtattttattattactgtatgaTACTTAATTACTAACATAGCCTACTACTTCTAACATTACAAACATTTGACCAGAGGAAAtcttaaatgatataaaaaatgtacaagaatACAAATTGTTTGAATACTTATCTTTTAACGTGTCATATTGTGTCTTTGTTGATATTTAGTCAAgcatttttcagtttttgtattgtgggTTTGTGGAAATTTGTATATGTATCTCAGATTCATTTTACCAATGTTTATTCAACTTGACAACTTATTCCATGAAATAAATGGTTAGAAATTACAAGAGCTGTATTTGCTTAAAACTTCTGTATTACAGTATTTCAGATTTCATATTGAATGCATTTGAAatggttaaaacattttgtaactgGTTTCTTCAGACCTCTTTGTGTAGAAGTGTCAATATATAATGATGGTGAAAGTGTGTGTGTTAATTGCAGCATTATTTAAActgtgtttgtattattttacagctCGATAAAACATTTGatcacttaaataataaattggcagaggatttaaaaaatacagaatcTACAACAAATCAGTTGCAGACTTCGTTGCAAGAAGAGTTGATAAGGTGCGTTcaataatagttaaaacaataCTCATATATTCAcagataattagtttattttaactcttaaaatgtgtggaaatttatcaataaaacaacTGTGATGCCTTTTATTGTGTTATTCTTCGGCTTtgtaattgaattgaatcatattttaattccaaaatatacataaacatgtgTGCGGTATTTATGGTTGGTTATGGTTCTATGGTGCAGTATTTTCAAGTATCACAATTTCTAATGCCtctgtaataaaattagtattttggaaaatatttcaagtgaattaaatttaaaatgtcttactGGGCACTGGATGGAATATAATGAGATGTGTACAAACAATCAATGACTTAAAACATGCAACCAGTTGTTGTCGAACTTCTAAAATCCACAGAGATGCAGTGATTATTCCTAGTTATGATCCATCgtgtattaaaataatggatGATATCAATAGGCTCTCTGTGGAGCTAGATTGTGGAATTGCATGCGTTGAAATGTTGGATGTTGAGTTTGTATTAGTAACTGTGTATCGTAGTTGTATtggtaatattgaaattttctttgacaTCATGGAGAAGTATTAGTACTTAGTATTAAGTtccataaatcatttaaataagcAACGTGTTAAATGTGGTGGTTTTAACATGAATTTTCTGGGCGTTAATGATGAAAGTATTTAACTCCAATGCcacaacttatatttaaatttgcttttgtTGCTGCCAGTTAGTGGATTGGAAGtggttattataattaattttcaaaagaacTAAAGGTTGTGGAACACTTTTTTTTGctcaatttaatatataacttacgttttatgtaaaaatgtacgcCTAAACATTCACTTATTAATGGATTTATTTCATGGGCCTGTATAActcattatgaaatatttttcaaaatattaatgtgcagaatagattctAATTCATAATACATGTCCCTTACTCAGAAGTGATACTAGAGGCTGTGAACGCTTAATAGTTTGTTTTCTCCTAGGATGGAGcctcattattttttttcttaagttaCTTTTTGTGTTTAAGCAATTTCACTTTAAGCTATAAAAGAAATTCAATATTATTGGTTGTTACTTtttcagaaaagaaaatttatcgACAAAGCTAAAAGTGACAGATGAATTAATATGTAAAGCTAAGATTGAGATGAGAGATGAAGAGTCAGAAATGAAATCGTTAGATTCGAACCACAAACAACTTATTGTTGAGGGAGAAAACTATTGTAGCGtaagtttcatatttatttttctttattgattttctcatgtgaatttgtttaaataagtcCTGttccactttaaaaattaaaaatctattgttCTTAAGTATGATTTTATTAGTTTACGATTACTTCAAAACTGATATTTCTCTTTTTAGAAATTGAAAGACGATTTGGAAGAGTTGAATAGTTTACAAGCAAACTATGATTCGATGAGAGCGCAGTTCTGCACTCTGTCAGGTGTCGACGAAGACAACGGTTCTTTGAAGTTAAAAATTGATGAATTAATTGAGATACACGACAGTTACAAGAACAAACTTGCTGACATCAGTGTTGTTGAGAAATGTCGTTCAGATGAGTTGAATAATATAAACAATCTCATTGAAAACAAAGAAATAGAGAAGAGCCAGAGTAATTCAAGAATGTCTAGACATGGAAgaggaaataacaaaattaagagCAGAATTTGAAAATAACTCTCTTCAGCGTAACAAACAACGGTAAGAATGTGTATAAcgtgtgtgagtgtgtatgtTTAACACTTATGTGTTTCTCATGTTAAATCTATGTATCATGGAATAAGTATAATGTATGACTAATTTTGCCTtcaattttgtagaattatatatacaaacaaataaatggaagatgtacacatttttaaagtcaacacAAATTCATTTTTgctagaataatattttcaacataaaattatttaaaaataaaagttttttcaacccaaacaaacaaattaattctaCTATCACTTtaaattcctaaatttaaaaattgaataggtaagtaatttttgaaagtataaaaaaaatgctttttaactTCACATTCTGTCATTAAttccaaatgtaataaaaaagtaaattacattattgaTAACTAGACTGATAGTATTGTATCCAGGTAATATTGGTGaagctaataaatttaatatgagtataaaaattggattagtaaCACTGATTCCTCTATTATGTTTTGAACTTATGTATGACTTGTTTAATCTCCCAGAACATCATTTTTTCCCAACAAAAGGTTTCCCAATAGAATCTACTAAAATGTTTGACACTCTTTACTAACTCTACAGGAAGTACACCTTTGTAGTAACATTCCTGTGAATGTGTACTCTAGTAGTTTTGTTTCATAATGGCGCTAGATTACAATAGTTTCTAGCTTCAAATGTTTGTGGATGAAACCCTGAAGTTGAATAACAAATACTCTGAGATAGCGTGGATATTTTTGCAAAAGttcttgatattatttttcaatatttaataaaattttcattattttcaactaaaaagATGAAGCGTGGCGGAGGTGTGAAGTTTGGAGTATATTGCAAGGTTTGCTTCTCAGTGAGCTCCTGTATTAAGTAAACTGTGCTTCCCAATATTAATACtaactttactaaataaaatgaatacataatttttaattaaaatgtcacaATTGTTATTTTGGTTGACTATGAGTATAAAAGTAATCACAAAATTGGTATAAATTGCTGATTTTGCTTTAAAAGCTGTATTTTTTTAGTCAATTCCTGCATTTTTTACCAAGTTTTTTATCCAGAATTTTAAAGGCAATTAGAGCAGAATGCTGAGCTtaagttggaaaataaatatatctatgtcATTTcagtgtttatagtttatattagaatctgtatattttattatgtataatttatcacattaaatttataatgttagcATCATTACTGGGTATGATTACattaagtattattttcaatcaatttcaGTCCCCAAAACAATCCTGAAGTTAGCCATGTTATAACCACATTATACActtctatacatattttttttctgaatatttcaatcaagcacaaatatattaattttgtacaatttttacttttttgagaatcacattttaatatgttacaaattaaaaaaaatagtttataattttttgtttcagttttatcaaattgtatttatttatatattcaatacaagttgataaaacattatttgattttcTGAGTGTtaatgtaatgataatttttcAGATCTGAAACTGACGAACATTTTGCTGGATTGATGAAGGAAAAGAGTTCAGTTTTGGCAAAAATTAATGACTTAGCTAAAGAAATGAAAGAAGCCACAGATGACAGAGAGGAATTTGAAAGCAAGACTACAGACTTGACGAAGGAGATGAGAAGACTTAAAGATATCTGTGCAGAGGCTGATGGCGAAGTAagctattaataaatttaaaaagaactttattGTTTATAAGCTTTTACTTTACCTATTTATACCTGTTTtacctattttaattatttctgtgatgttttataaaaatttccaaCTAGCAAAGTTAAATCTTTTGTATAGTTTAGGACTAATACATGTAATtggaaaatcaaatgttttattgtcataGTCATGGTCAAACCACTGTATTCCATAATACatacaaggtacaaagaatagagtcactacaataaaactaaatactaatattaattttaaaatataaataaaaaatggcaaaaaaGGATCATTCAAATGataaaacttaacaatttatcttcaattcttctttaaacgaattaattggtttttatattgaaatattcctcaacATTTATCTAATGAGGATCcaaataacatgttaaaaatttgtcTGAAGCggtatagtaatttattaaaaagatttgtatttactacttataaatatctcaacattatcataaataatgtatgtgtttttcATTCTCCAAACTAaagcatatttataaaaaatcaactgATATAACGGAATATCAAATGATCAAATCAATAATGTTGTTCCTTGGGCCAAGAGTAAACTACCATATATCCCAATGTCCAAGTCTCTAGATGCTGTTATCAACTGTTATCACACTGGGTGGTTTGACCTTTGgccttttgactccaaaattaTTAGAATGCTCTCAGCAAGAGGAACCTATGTTCCAAGTTTCAAGACTCTAGAATCGAACTGGCACCGACACGATTTCAAGAAGTCCTGTTAGGtccttaataatacaattattctcAACGGTGTCAGTGATTTACAAGAATTATAACTACTTATAAATATCACTTTGAAAAAGAGCTTGGTTTCTTTTAGATCAACATGGTTTCCTTTCTCATATTTCTTCTTCAACTTCCCATTCTAACCGTCCTGTGttacatcttttattttttacattaccaGCGTATAAACTAAGAAAGATGGAATATCCAACGAAgtattatttcactttaaaaagcCATAATATGAGATTATGTGATGTTGTGACGTTATATTACATGTATTACTTATTTTGACTGGACAAACCATATGTTGATGTTTGATTAAGTCATTTATGGACactctgtataaaattataataggatCGTAAATGTATATCCAAAATCCAAATCCCTTGAAGTTGAAATGTTTAGAAAGAATCTCTTGttgaagaaacaattttaatattggaataaTAAGTACTGTGTGTTTTGAAATTCCGTATTCTTTACTAGAATTCACTAATTTTGTCCATTACTACTGAAATGTTtggtttttgtgtatattttatgtcTGTGAGTTTCTATATACAAAAGTATAATTTGATTCGCTTATTTCAAAGGAATAAtccatgttatttatttatagtagacatttaattacatttctctGTAActgtaattcattttaatttgcaTGTTTTTGGAATCTTGTACTTTTGCCACTTTTCAATACGAATTTCAGTAGTTGACTTTTAAAccctaactttaaaatatttgtcctaTTTTAACCTATGAGTTAAACACCTACTATAACATAATACATACAATATCAACCAATCTccttaatttcttataaattttacaatagaatacGTTTCATAAAAGTCACTTAATACAAATACCCGATGATAACCAAGATAAACTCTTGATTGACAGCTATTCAGCTACTTGACTGAGGCCAATGTGGTCCAGAGTGGGCAGAGGAACCAGATGATTGTTGTGGATGAAATGGTCGCTAGAAACCAACAGGAAGTTGAGGCCGCTGAGTTAAACATTCAGGAAAGCGAACAACTCCAGGCTCAGATAACTAAGATGGAGGCAGACTTGAGCACCCAACAAGTGAAATACACTCAGACTCTGGCTGACCTACAGGCGTCCTACAGGGAACAGCTGGAGGTAAGTATGATCGGTGGAGTTACTTGTATGTTTGTATGAATtgacaatttataataattatacacaaTATCCAAAATTTGTAACAGGTCATAATGAAGTGACCAAAATTTGTAACAGGTCATAATGAAGtgaccaaaatttttttaaatttgaaagtgtaaCATAAAAGATTTCACTTTTTTGAATATGAAAATTTAAGTGGGGTTTTTTTTACCATATGTTTGATGAATCAAATGTTAGagattgtataatttttgtattaaccctatccaccccccccccccaatttggCGGGTTCAATTTTATGCTGTAATCTTTGACAGAGTGATCTCCAAAACTTGTAACTCGAGACAACACCTCCGGGATCCAGATAAGGATACCTAATCAATTATCAATTTAATCCAAAAGGGATATTACCGATAAATTCAAAAGTAACTGAAGCGAATCACATtttatattcctaaatatttactttattcgTCTTTACAAAACATGGCAAGATTATCTAGATTTATGAATCCCATGGTTGTGTTTTTGGTTTGATGGAGGATTACCTAATTAGTTGCCACTATAGattaattgaagattttaaattaaattcgaaaAATGACTTCTAAATCACATTTGTATTcttatataaaatggttttaaaaagtagTTAATTCCTAAAATGTACTTATAAATAGATTGAAGTGAACATTAAAACTGCctttataagtaaataagttCCAGAAGTCACTTGGAAAATTCCAACTATTAGAATTACAGTCAAGTTCAGAAGAAACCATAATATCCATACCCTTATTGAATTGGTTTGTTGACCTATTTAAGGTCAGGGATAAGGGCatgtgtaatatatttgtttcacttaaacatttggaaaaaatgCCTTCTTGCTTTATGCGAATACAGTTTTTTTCAATACAGTGATAGAATACCAATTAGCTAATCATTCAACAGTattgaaaactataataattcttttttgttttttttggtgtttgtcatgtaaaataaaacaatgttttattaacgttcattattcattttatttcctGAAATAAGACTTGTAAAATTCTCCAACTTTTACCTTCTTGGAAGTACTTCTTCTATTGCAGTTATGATCGTATTGTAATGTTCAGGCAAAGAAGAAATACTTGGAAGATCTCAGAATCAGGTATGAAATGGAATTCAAGAACAAAGAACAGAAG
The Homalodisca vitripennis isolate AUS2020 chromosome 1, UT_GWSS_2.1, whole genome shotgun sequence DNA segment above includes these coding regions:
- the LOC124353232 gene encoding COP1-interactive protein 1-like isoform X1; amino-acid sequence: MEEMRSPQSESLRNEGYENLSIGSLIQNSVATLEHECATLEQDIEEKSQGLQELKNMCAKQEENISKQRLELEHIKIKTYTEVMNREAFLAKYSSLRDKSEPLKVNMEKWFEWLNHIMLAKEDIQQFFGCVQQKTDSEASGCQQLEDVYNYAHQQTLKVFGDLDGNRKKMKQEFDAMNNELRSQLSLRTQRERELEEQLREIKKECDEKTKVIEVVSSQVAELDKTFDHLNNKLAEDLKNTESTTNQLQTSLQEELIRKENLSTKLKVTDELICKAKIEMRDEESEMKSLDSNHKQLIVEGENYCSKLKDDLEELNSLQANYDSMRAQFCTLSGVDEDNGSLKLKIDELIEIHDSYKNKLADISVVEKCRSDELNNINNLIENKEIEKSQSNSRMSRHGRGNNKIKSRI